The Calditrichota bacterium genome has a window encoding:
- a CDS encoding PD-(D/E)XK nuclease family protein yields the protein MNVPNANHVLYTGHLSFLEASMVEYVRGRKANDPLGELWVIVPNQLTRLHLRRLLARRLDIVANIRFMTVTDLMHVLAEPVVLQEGWKTLGESVVDPLFAEIIAKHKDRLKYLAPVADSAGFRRALLRVRQELIYHRIQPDALMRVQVSGQERAAKISDLVLLLNAIASKLDKLKLHDAAKLQTLAFQALSQAPPLDLPVCFYALYELDPLTLSVIEKLRHADDMSVFLPCVPESKAYDLTSPLRMWYLDRGFEEVFEESPAAQYRPVRVVSAPHDTAVAAEIVRDVFHDARVQKGEAVVLLPNSTMALTDVLESRCRSAGLTPYIYQARTLAETPAGRGFGALAKMLNAEFSLGQVKAFLASAPFVESIAPLAGGWIRFAEESLIIAGEDEWRHRTDQKLAQLARRLERRAEELDPDDLSLSVLRRQIASGTALQDFTRNLFETIHAARNASGWEEGVRTLWEYYTGTIVLSEEFADLTLQLDQASLLDSSDTPFSSSGLQEFILATLETPGQRIGSFANGTPVVSPREQSVGVSFPHVFLPGFNEGTLPHAQRQDPLLLDGDREAINRELGTELPLAQNWQNRERFLLEMQLRAATESISIYASRADAEGRPQLLSPYVSDLLEIQRDESPLSLPLEKIIEHAPNRIVPAHPLESSSPDRALSRSEYHRFALGTALKTSGSVLSYLMEEELFRAAIELESSRFRSSRFTKFDGRIENPRVLEQIAANFDPASAVDASTLENYWKCPFRFVATREWEAYSPEEQNPLNPLTALDRGTLLHNILQSYHGAQTGKPITSEHYTWDALHKTALAEIDKFSRRTPLGPKYAADKLKRDVLSLLTLYYEYEIDHGSWRTRFVEARFGFGDGAYPDPVQFESHDSRFIRFRGRVDRWDSDDSGTRIRITDYKTGSEPKEKSRAYSRRLQLAIYHHVVKKYLKDASVDARYFYLKSGTDSEQADEVSRQRELEECVNLLSDMRAGIFVPDPSPDDSAVCMNCSVKLACGAQRHAGKQLTEGNVSGLKTTRSTSEDESEDGNE from the coding sequence ATGAATGTCCCCAATGCAAATCATGTGCTCTACACGGGTCATCTTTCGTTTCTCGAAGCGAGCATGGTCGAGTACGTGCGCGGACGGAAAGCGAACGATCCCTTGGGCGAGCTGTGGGTCATCGTTCCCAATCAACTGACCCGCTTGCACCTGCGGCGTTTGCTGGCGCGAAGATTAGACATAGTCGCCAACATTCGTTTCATGACGGTCACCGACCTGATGCATGTCTTGGCTGAGCCGGTTGTTCTGCAGGAAGGTTGGAAGACGTTAGGTGAGTCAGTGGTCGATCCGCTGTTTGCGGAAATCATTGCCAAACACAAAGACCGGCTAAAATACCTCGCGCCGGTCGCGGACAGCGCGGGTTTCCGCCGCGCGCTCTTGCGTGTGCGGCAAGAACTTATTTACCACCGCATTCAGCCGGATGCACTGATGCGTGTGCAAGTCTCCGGGCAGGAACGCGCCGCAAAAATCAGCGACCTCGTTTTGCTTCTCAATGCAATCGCGTCGAAATTAGACAAGCTGAAATTGCATGACGCGGCGAAACTTCAAACTCTCGCCTTCCAAGCCTTGTCGCAGGCTCCGCCGCTCGATCTGCCTGTGTGTTTCTATGCTTTGTATGAGCTGGATCCGCTTACGTTGTCCGTGATTGAAAAGCTCCGCCACGCGGACGATATGTCAGTCTTTCTCCCGTGCGTACCCGAAAGCAAAGCCTACGATCTCACGTCACCGTTGCGCATGTGGTATCTCGACCGCGGTTTCGAAGAAGTGTTTGAAGAATCTCCCGCGGCACAATACCGTCCGGTTCGAGTTGTTTCCGCTCCGCACGACACCGCGGTTGCCGCGGAAATTGTCCGCGATGTTTTTCACGACGCGCGCGTGCAAAAAGGCGAAGCGGTCGTGTTGCTGCCGAACAGCACAATGGCATTGACGGACGTTCTCGAAAGCCGCTGTCGCAGTGCGGGGCTCACTCCCTACATCTATCAAGCGCGTACGCTTGCCGAAACACCTGCTGGCCGTGGATTTGGCGCACTTGCAAAAATGCTGAACGCCGAGTTTTCACTCGGTCAAGTGAAAGCCTTTCTCGCAAGCGCGCCTTTTGTCGAATCCATCGCGCCGCTCGCGGGCGGTTGGATCAGATTCGCCGAAGAGTCACTAATTATCGCGGGCGAAGATGAATGGCGTCACCGCACGGATCAAAAACTGGCCCAGCTTGCCCGCCGCTTGGAGCGCCGCGCCGAAGAACTGGACCCGGACGACCTCTCGCTTTCCGTGCTGCGGCGGCAGATAGCGAGTGGTACGGCGCTTCAAGACTTTACACGAAACCTGTTCGAAACGATTCACGCCGCGCGAAACGCGAGCGGTTGGGAGGAGGGAGTTCGCACTCTTTGGGAGTATTACACCGGCACAATTGTCTTAAGTGAAGAATTTGCCGACTTGACACTGCAGCTCGATCAAGCGTCGCTGCTCGACAGTTCTGACACGCCGTTTTCTTCGTCAGGTTTGCAAGAATTTATTCTTGCGACACTCGAAACTCCCGGACAGAGGATCGGCTCTTTTGCGAACGGAACTCCGGTCGTCTCGCCCCGCGAGCAAAGCGTCGGCGTGTCCTTTCCACATGTCTTTCTTCCGGGCTTCAATGAAGGCACGCTGCCCCACGCGCAGCGGCAAGACCCGCTTCTCTTAGACGGAGACAGGGAGGCAATAAACCGCGAACTCGGAACGGAGCTCCCCTTAGCGCAAAATTGGCAAAATCGAGAACGCTTTCTGCTTGAAATGCAATTGCGTGCGGCGACGGAGTCGATTTCTATATATGCGTCCCGCGCGGACGCGGAGGGCCGTCCGCAGTTGCTCTCGCCGTACGTTTCTGATTTGCTCGAAATCCAGAGAGACGAGTCACCGCTATCACTTCCCCTCGAAAAGATTATAGAACACGCTCCCAACCGCATCGTACCGGCTCATCCGCTTGAGTCAAGTTCGCCGGATCGTGCTCTTTCGCGCAGCGAATACCATCGCTTCGCACTGGGAACGGCGCTTAAGACAAGCGGCTCCGTTTTGTCCTATCTGATGGAAGAGGAGTTATTCCGCGCAGCGATCGAACTCGAATCCAGTCGCTTTAGGTCGTCACGTTTTACAAAGTTCGATGGAAGAATCGAAAATCCGCGCGTACTCGAACAGATTGCGGCGAACTTTGATCCAGCGAGCGCAGTGGATGCCAGCACTCTCGAGAACTATTGGAAATGTCCGTTTCGGTTCGTCGCAACCCGTGAATGGGAAGCCTACTCTCCTGAAGAGCAAAATCCCTTGAATCCGCTGACCGCTCTCGATCGCGGCACGCTGCTTCACAACATTCTTCAAAGCTATCACGGCGCGCAAACCGGCAAGCCCATCACGAGCGAACATTACACGTGGGACGCTCTGCACAAAACAGCCCTCGCCGAGATAGACAAATTTTCCCGTCGCACGCCGCTTGGCCCGAAGTATGCTGCAGACAAATTGAAACGCGATGTCTTGTCGCTGCTCACACTATACTACGAATACGAAATCGACCATGGGTCGTGGCGTACGCGGTTCGTCGAAGCGCGCTTTGGTTTCGGCGACGGCGCCTATCCCGATCCGGTGCAGTTCGAGTCGCATGACAGTCGCTTTATTCGCTTCCGCGGGCGCGTGGATCGCTGGGACAGTGACGACAGCGGCACGCGAATTCGCATAACCGATTACAAAACGGGCAGCGAACCGAAGGAAAAATCACGTGCGTATTCGCGCCGGCTGCAACTGGCAATCTATCACCACGTGGTCAAAAAGTATCTCAAAGATGCGTCGGTGGACGCACGCTATTTCTACCTCAAATCAGGAACCGACAGCGAGCAGGCGGATGAAGTGTCGCGGCAGCGGGAACTCGAAGAGTGCGTCAACCTGCTGAGTGACATGCGCGCAGGAATCTTTGTTCCGGATCCATCGCCTGATGATTCCGCGGTCTGCATGAACTGCTCGGTAAAACTTGCGTGCGGGGCACAGAGGCACGCAGGCAAGCAGCTAACGGAGGGAAATGTTTCAGGTTTGAAAACAACCCGTTCAACGAGCGAAGACGAAAGCGAGGACGGCAATGAGTGA
- a CDS encoding UvrD-helicase domain-containing protein, translating to MSDSEARDVAVTEFKKTLLVEAGAGTGKTTLLVRRICALIESGVKVERIAAVTFTVKAAGELKERLRLELKKSDTPQASEALQFLDRMAVGTIHSLAAEFLRTLPIEAQLPPEFIPLDELQQASASRDFRTEWLSQMLNRATPRAFELAERLGIDLLGTGDKSLAGLFNSLVASAIDLQCLSTTTVGETLSSACAILQSQIRALAGRAELCTDKSDKLYAGIIAVVQWSASQPADVLSEAGIEWLTKFKKPSYGSAKNWGGKEELTGTKELVAEIVEQKGLVAGLLTSMVCNEIVEWIKPAVSEFRSTLRARGAISFDDQLLLCRNMLRDSKIARDFFKSRFDHIHIDEFQDTDPVQVEILYFLSEQKRAHAKSWMEVSLEPGKLFVVGDPKQSIYGFRGADLRIYKNVAQRIEADKDNCAKLSIVQNFRSFPAILEEVNKVFAPVMLGQSEFEAAYEPLKPKDGAEDDSCAVELLIPPSSYSREGASAKQLAAHEAGAIAGHIQTLKATERDFDLSKVAVLMLSGTNAASLVNSFGVHGIPFVSFLNSAYASRVEVEAVLTMLHALANPQHTTAVIGVLRSPWFAVSDDEIFEHKLSGRTFVYTDPQPDDSRAGQALNSLHRWHKRSRETSASSLLDFLFDEFPIEIVFGLKSEGVQRAQNLQALPGIIRKLETAGSSSLADIAARLSEMTSFVQSTELEARDENRKSVQVMTLHKAKGLEFDYVYLYSFSDHTKSDSGWLVHKGLENGDHQIALKVSDDFATQNYDFVKTAKANARDAELQRLLYVGMTRAKRKLILPLGWKRSGKKGNVPYVPSALAPRYRLDEANHIDLSATKATATAAVFSPESNFFPYATQLQIEQRDDGSSAAQFHQWKEVRAARLKELSVESAEKKQEQAIAWERVRARRVGSFVHAVLEQLAKGKSQEHAERLALRTLSLDSDDLTEARTMIGRARKSNLFSVELPAAQKIFTELPIVLSHDNIQSANFVDLVFQSNNGEWIILDYKTDGFPIEELEKHKSGHREQLMRYAEMFEQATKKKPAEVRVYFLRHDLIVTL from the coding sequence ATGAGTGACTCAGAAGCGCGCGACGTTGCCGTAACGGAATTCAAAAAAACACTTCTCGTCGAAGCCGGCGCAGGCACGGGTAAAACGACGCTGCTCGTGCGCCGTATCTGTGCGCTGATTGAAAGCGGTGTGAAGGTCGAACGCATTGCGGCGGTCACATTCACGGTAAAAGCGGCGGGCGAATTGAAAGAACGCCTTCGTCTCGAACTGAAGAAAAGCGACACGCCGCAGGCATCCGAAGCTCTGCAGTTTCTTGACCGCATGGCAGTCGGCACTATCCATAGTCTCGCCGCCGAGTTTTTACGTACGCTTCCGATTGAAGCGCAGTTGCCTCCCGAGTTTATTCCGTTGGATGAACTGCAACAAGCGTCCGCATCGCGCGATTTTCGTACGGAATGGTTGTCACAAATGCTAAATCGTGCAACGCCGCGAGCCTTTGAACTCGCTGAGCGGCTTGGGATTGATTTATTGGGCACGGGTGATAAAAGTCTTGCCGGATTGTTCAATTCGCTTGTGGCGTCCGCGATCGATCTGCAGTGTCTTTCCACGACGACAGTCGGCGAAACGCTTTCGTCCGCTTGCGCAATTTTGCAGTCACAAATCAGGGCGCTTGCTGGGCGCGCGGAACTCTGCACCGATAAGTCGGACAAACTGTATGCTGGGATCATAGCGGTTGTGCAGTGGAGCGCTTCGCAGCCCGCCGATGTGCTCTCAGAAGCGGGCATAGAATGGCTCACGAAGTTCAAGAAACCGTCCTACGGTTCTGCGAAAAACTGGGGCGGAAAAGAAGAGCTTACAGGCACAAAAGAACTGGTTGCCGAAATTGTAGAACAGAAGGGTCTTGTCGCCGGCCTGCTCACCAGCATGGTCTGCAATGAAATTGTGGAGTGGATCAAACCCGCCGTTTCGGAGTTTCGCAGCACTCTGCGCGCACGTGGTGCCATAAGTTTTGACGATCAACTTTTGTTGTGTCGAAATATGCTGCGCGACTCGAAGATTGCGCGTGATTTCTTCAAGAGTCGTTTCGACCATATTCACATCGACGAATTTCAAGACACGGATCCTGTTCAAGTCGAGATTCTCTACTTCTTGAGCGAGCAAAAACGTGCGCACGCAAAAAGTTGGATGGAAGTATCTCTCGAACCCGGCAAACTCTTCGTCGTCGGCGATCCGAAACAATCAATCTACGGCTTTCGCGGAGCGGATCTCCGCATCTACAAGAACGTCGCTCAACGCATTGAAGCCGACAAGGACAATTGCGCAAAACTCTCCATCGTCCAAAATTTCCGCAGCTTTCCTGCTATTCTCGAAGAAGTGAACAAAGTGTTTGCTCCGGTCATGCTGGGGCAATCCGAATTTGAAGCGGCATACGAACCGCTTAAACCGAAAGACGGTGCCGAAGATGATTCGTGCGCAGTCGAGCTTTTAATACCGCCGTCTTCTTACAGCCGCGAAGGCGCGAGTGCAAAACAGTTGGCGGCACACGAAGCCGGGGCCATCGCCGGACACATTCAGACTCTAAAGGCAACCGAGAGAGACTTCGATCTTTCGAAAGTCGCCGTTTTAATGCTCAGCGGGACGAATGCGGCGTCGCTCGTAAATTCCTTTGGCGTGCATGGAATTCCGTTTGTAAGTTTCTTGAACAGCGCCTACGCTAGCCGTGTCGAAGTCGAAGCCGTGCTCACGATGCTGCATGCGCTCGCCAATCCTCAGCATACGACCGCGGTAATTGGAGTTCTTCGATCACCGTGGTTTGCAGTCAGTGACGACGAAATATTTGAACACAAACTCTCGGGTCGAACGTTCGTCTACACGGATCCCCAGCCGGACGACTCGCGCGCGGGACAAGCCTTGAACTCGCTGCACAGGTGGCACAAAAGAAGCCGCGAAACGAGTGCTTCGTCTTTGCTTGACTTTCTATTCGATGAGTTCCCGATAGAAATCGTCTTCGGGCTTAAGTCGGAGGGCGTCCAGCGAGCGCAGAACCTGCAAGCACTGCCGGGAATCATCCGCAAACTTGAGACTGCCGGAAGCTCCTCGCTTGCCGATATCGCCGCGCGCTTGTCTGAAATGACAAGTTTCGTTCAAAGCACCGAGCTTGAGGCACGCGACGAAAATCGCAAGTCCGTACAAGTAATGACGCTTCATAAAGCGAAGGGGCTTGAGTTCGACTATGTGTATCTTTATTCCTTCTCTGATCACACGAAAAGCGACAGCGGATGGTTGGTGCACAAGGGGCTCGAAAACGGGGATCATCAAATCGCGCTGAAAGTTTCGGATGACTTCGCGACACAGAATTATGATTTTGTGAAGACCGCGAAAGCAAATGCTCGCGATGCCGAGCTTCAGCGCTTGCTCTACGTCGGCATGACCCGCGCGAAACGGAAACTCATTCTTCCTTTGGGTTGGAAGCGCAGCGGCAAAAAGGGCAATGTTCCCTATGTTCCGTCGGCACTTGCGCCGCGCTACCGGCTTGATGAAGCAAATCATATTGATCTGAGCGCGACAAAAGCGACAGCCACCGCCGCTGTTTTCTCTCCGGAGAGCAACTTTTTTCCGTACGCGACGCAGCTCCAAATTGAACAACGGGACGATGGTTCGTCGGCAGCGCAATTCCACCAATGGAAAGAAGTCCGCGCCGCGCGGCTTAAAGAACTTTCTGTCGAAAGTGCCGAAAAGAAGCAGGAGCAAGCCATCGCTTGGGAGCGGGTCCGCGCGCGTCGTGTCGGATCCTTCGTGCATGCCGTGCTCGAGCAATTGGCCAAAGGCAAGTCACAGGAACATGCCGAACGGCTCGCCCTGCGCACGCTCAGTCTTGATTCGGACGATTTGACCGAAGCCAGAACGATGATTGGCCGTGCGCGCAAATCGAATTTATTCAGCGTAGAACTTCCTGCTGCGCAGAAGATCTTCACGGAACTGCCCATCGTGCTTTCTCATGACAATATTCAAAGTGCAAACTTCGTGGACTTGGTGTTTCAATCTAACAACGGCGAGTGGATCATCTTGGACTACAAGACGGACGGTTTTCCCATCGAAGAACTTGAAAAACACAAAAGCGGCCATCGCGAACAGTTGATGCGGTATGCGGAGATGTTTGAACAGGCAACAAAAAAGAAACCCGCGGAGGTGCGGGTCTATTTTCTGCGGCACGATTTGATTGTGACGCTCTAA